In Trichocoleus desertorum NBK24, the following are encoded in one genomic region:
- a CDS encoding NAD(+) kinase has product MQLKNVIIAHKAGDATSRRWAEKCARQLEDRGCKVLMGPSGPKDNPYPVFLASATHPIDLALVLGGDGTALSATRHLAADGIPILAVNVGGHLGFLTESSQELSDSERVWDRLLEDRFAVQTRMMVQASVYEGHRTNLEPVSDRYLALNEMTVKPASADRMITSILEMEIDGEVVDQYQGDGLIVATPTGSTSYTVAANGPIVHPGMEALVVTPICPLSLSSRSIVLPPGSVVSIWPLADNDLSTKLWMDGVMATSIWPGQRVDVRMADCRAKFIILRENYSYYQTLREKLQWAGARIRYSNNHRN; this is encoded by the coding sequence GTGCAACTCAAAAACGTCATTATTGCTCACAAAGCAGGAGATGCGACCAGTCGGCGCTGGGCTGAAAAATGTGCTCGGCAGCTAGAAGACCGAGGTTGTAAAGTGCTGATGGGACCGAGCGGCCCCAAAGACAATCCCTATCCCGTCTTCTTGGCCTCAGCCACCCATCCAATCGATTTAGCGCTGGTCTTGGGCGGGGATGGCACAGCGCTCTCAGCCACAAGGCATTTAGCTGCCGATGGCATTCCGATTTTGGCGGTGAATGTCGGTGGGCATTTGGGATTCCTCACCGAGTCTTCGCAGGAACTGAGCGATTCAGAGCGAGTTTGGGATCGGTTGCTAGAAGACCGCTTTGCTGTCCAGACTCGAATGATGGTGCAAGCGAGTGTATATGAAGGACATCGCACCAATCTGGAGCCAGTGAGCGATCGCTACTTAGCCCTGAATGAAATGACGGTGAAGCCTGCGTCTGCCGATCGCATGATTACTTCCATTTTGGAAATGGAAATTGATGGTGAGGTGGTGGATCAGTACCAGGGAGATGGCCTGATCGTTGCCACACCCACAGGGTCTACTTCCTACACCGTGGCTGCCAATGGCCCGATCGTGCATCCGGGGATGGAAGCGTTGGTCGTCACCCCAATTTGCCCTTTAAGTCTTTCTAGTCGCTCGATTGTGCTGCCGCCCGGTTCAGTGGTGAGTATTTGGCCCTTGGCAGACAACGACCTCAGCACCAAGCTCTGGATGGATGGCGTGATGGCAACCTCGATTTGGCCAGGGCAGCGAGTCGATGTGCGGATGGCTGATTGCCGAGCTAAATTCATTATTTTGCGAGAGAACTATTCCTACTACCAAACGCTGCGGGAAAAGTTGCAATGGGCTGGAGCCAGAATTCGCTACAGCAACAATCACCGTAATTAG
- a CDS encoding aromatic ring-hydroxylating dioxygenase subunit alpha — MSSKAGMQTETFNHPDRFIRGWHWALRSRDLKVGQVKPVQLLGRDLAIYRNQEGQVVALDAYCPHMGAHLAEGKVDGAGIRCFFHNWKFDPQGHCVDVPCLGKAIPAKLSSWPTAEHYGLIWVWTGEIPQQSLPFVPELEHTGCDVMFGSHFFKNCHPNVLLINAIDAQHFNTVHNFPIQIVFRTETLHRNAITFSNTTRGGDESWLMRLILPFYKNEGTYSMCYWYGSTGTVTLGPDFLHFYIMFTLRLLEGGKTEGQTVLITKKRPGLLGWLLNRLILFVTQLVGNYFAKGDTQIFQTIKFNLKTPTKADQSIVQFMQHVEQQQPLAWGTWEPISELAQTPVTEPLQINSGVEPERERVWEAV, encoded by the coding sequence ATGAGTAGCAAAGCTGGGATGCAGACAGAAACCTTTAATCATCCCGATCGCTTTATTCGAGGGTGGCATTGGGCACTGCGATCGCGAGATCTCAAAGTAGGGCAGGTCAAACCTGTGCAACTCTTGGGGCGAGATTTAGCGATCTACCGTAACCAAGAGGGGCAAGTGGTGGCCCTAGATGCCTACTGCCCCCATATGGGAGCGCATTTAGCGGAAGGCAAAGTTGATGGCGCTGGAATTCGCTGTTTCTTCCATAACTGGAAATTTGATCCTCAAGGGCACTGTGTAGATGTGCCTTGTTTGGGCAAAGCCATTCCTGCCAAGCTCTCCAGTTGGCCAACCGCAGAACACTACGGCTTGATTTGGGTCTGGACGGGAGAGATACCCCAGCAATCTCTACCCTTTGTCCCGGAGCTAGAACATACAGGCTGCGACGTGATGTTTGGGTCGCATTTCTTCAAAAACTGCCATCCCAATGTCCTGTTGATCAATGCGATCGATGCTCAGCATTTCAATACGGTGCACAACTTTCCAATTCAGATTGTGTTTCGCACAGAGACGCTGCATCGCAATGCCATCACCTTCAGCAACACCACACGAGGCGGCGATGAATCCTGGCTGATGCGGTTAATTCTGCCGTTTTATAAAAATGAGGGCACCTACAGCATGTGCTACTGGTATGGCAGCACGGGCACAGTCACCCTCGGCCCCGATTTTCTCCACTTCTACATCATGTTTACCCTGCGGCTGTTGGAAGGTGGCAAAACCGAAGGACAAACCGTTTTAATCACCAAAAAGCGGCCTGGGCTTCTGGGTTGGCTATTGAATCGGCTAATTTTATTCGTTACTCAATTAGTTGGTAATTACTTCGCCAAAGGTGATACCCAGATCTTCCAAACGATTAAATTTAACCTCAAAACTCCAACCAAAGCCGATCAATCAATAGTCCAGTTCATGCAGCATGTGGAGCAACAGCAACCACTGGCTTGGGGAACCTGGGAACCAATTTCAGAACTAGCACAAACACCTGTGACAGAACCATTACAGATTAATTCTGGGGTGGAACCTGAGCGAGAACGGGTTTGGGAGGCAGTATGA
- a CDS encoding 4'-phosphopantetheinyl transferase superfamily protein yields MQHYEDNPWQSPPADLKLAQDEVHVWCMALDQDPGLVEQFHATLANDEQERAAKFYFPKDRQHFIVARGLLRLILGRYLNQAPAQLRFVYNAYGKPSLEATPSLHFNLSHSKGLALLGMSSDREIGIDLEYIRTDFPFEQVAKSVFSVSEQNILRSLPETLKPEAFFNAWTRKEAYIKALGQGLSIPLDQFDVAFVPGESAALREVRGTWSNAHDWTLQHLTPAPNYVGAIAVAGSGWQLKCWRWLNA; encoded by the coding sequence ATGCAGCATTATGAGGACAATCCCTGGCAGTCGCCACCCGCTGATCTGAAGTTAGCCCAAGATGAAGTACATGTCTGGTGTATGGCGCTTGATCAAGACCCAGGGTTAGTCGAGCAGTTCCATGCAACCTTAGCTAATGACGAACAGGAACGGGCCGCGAAATTCTATTTCCCTAAAGATAGGCAGCATTTTATTGTGGCGAGGGGTTTACTGCGCCTAATTTTGGGCCGCTATCTCAATCAAGCACCTGCTCAGCTACGTTTTGTCTATAATGCCTATGGCAAACCTAGCCTGGAAGCAACTCCATCGCTGCATTTCAACTTGTCTCACTCGAAGGGATTGGCTCTGCTGGGGATGTCAAGCGATCGCGAAATAGGGATTGATCTTGAATACATCCGCACAGACTTTCCTTTTGAGCAGGTGGCTAAATCTGTCTTTTCAGTTTCAGAGCAAAATATCTTGCGATCGCTGCCTGAAACCCTCAAGCCTGAAGCATTCTTTAATGCCTGGACTCGTAAAGAAGCCTATATCAAAGCTTTGGGGCAAGGGCTATCGATTCCGCTCGACCAGTTTGATGTAGCTTTCGTCCCTGGCGAATCTGCGGCTTTGCGAGAAGTCAGAGGGACTTGGTCAAACGCCCACGACTGGACTTTACAACACCTAACCCCTGCACCGAATTATGTAGGCGCGATCGCGGTTGCAGGATCAGGCTGGCAACTCAAGTGTTGGCGCTGGTTAAATGCCTGA
- a CDS encoding response regulator transcription factor — translation MIRVLLVDDQSILRQGLKALLELEPDLDIVGDASNGQVAIQQVEALQPDVVLMDVRMPVMDGVAATRSICQRFPTIKVLVLTTFDDDEYIAEAMRVGAIGYLLKDTPSEELAAAIRAVHKGYAQFGPGIFQKVLSHMGSKPVAIASSPAEQLPPGLNELTPREREVLRLIAAGSNNREIAQTLFISEGTVKNHVTNILNRLNLRDRTQAAIFANAYLTLLNDGSGSL, via the coding sequence ATGATTCGCGTCCTACTAGTCGATGACCAAAGTATTCTGCGTCAGGGTTTGAAAGCGCTCCTGGAGCTAGAGCCAGACTTGGATATCGTGGGCGATGCGAGTAATGGGCAAGTTGCGATTCAGCAAGTAGAAGCACTGCAACCCGATGTAGTGCTGATGGATGTGCGAATGCCCGTGATGGATGGGGTTGCCGCGACCAGAAGCATTTGCCAGCGCTTCCCGACGATTAAAGTCTTGGTGTTGACCACCTTTGATGACGACGAATACATTGCCGAAGCGATGCGGGTGGGAGCGATCGGTTATTTGCTCAAAGATACGCCTTCGGAGGAACTAGCCGCTGCAATTCGGGCAGTTCATAAGGGATACGCTCAATTTGGCCCTGGCATTTTTCAGAAAGTGCTTTCCCACATGGGCTCAAAACCCGTCGCGATCGCTAGCTCACCTGCTGAACAGTTACCTCCTGGTCTAAACGAACTCACGCCCAGAGAACGGGAAGTATTGCGCCTGATTGCAGCGGGTTCTAATAACCGAGAAATTGCACAAACTTTATTTATTTCAGAAGGCACGGTCAAAAATCATGTCACCAATATTCTGAATCGGCTGAATTTGCGCGATCGCACCCAAGCAGCTATCTTTGCCAATGCCTATCTCACGCTGCTGAATGACGGCAGTGGTAGCCTGTAA
- a CDS encoding SDR family oxidoreductase, whose amino-acid sequence MKTVLITGCSSGFGRGMVDEFLQCGWQVISTMRQANQRRELLAESLEKYSDRLTILDLDVTDPTQREAVAEYVRQKGNLDCLVNNAGDRFFGPLEDLSEAQLRRQMEVNFYGPTLLTRALLPEIRAAQGTIIFISSTFGYIGFPLTSAYCASKYALEGLAESLYYELKPHGVHVALIEPGASRTNFGHDPGWAEGESAPYQLQMQNYHLLKDRLRAKSPNNTLRVAQQAVALAEGRSRCLRVRVGRDAALMYLFQRLVPDWIRLPLSNLFYRRIFLRRPA is encoded by the coding sequence ATGAAGACGGTGTTGATTACAGGGTGCTCCTCTGGGTTTGGGCGCGGTATGGTAGATGAGTTTCTCCAGTGTGGCTGGCAAGTGATCAGCACCATGCGTCAAGCTAACCAACGCCGAGAATTACTGGCAGAGTCACTAGAGAAATATAGCGATCGCTTAACCATTCTCGATTTAGATGTCACCGATCCAACTCAGCGAGAGGCAGTTGCAGAGTATGTGCGCCAAAAAGGAAATCTAGATTGCCTAGTGAATAATGCAGGCGATCGCTTTTTCGGCCCCTTAGAAGACCTCAGCGAAGCTCAACTGCGGCGACAGATGGAGGTAAATTTCTACGGTCCCACACTTTTGACACGAGCTTTATTACCTGAGATTCGAGCCGCGCAAGGCACGATTATTTTTATCTCTTCTACGTTTGGTTATATAGGGTTTCCGCTCACCTCGGCTTACTGCGCTAGCAAATATGCACTGGAAGGCTTGGCTGAGAGTCTGTATTACGAGCTAAAACCGCATGGTGTGCATGTGGCGCTAATTGAACCCGGAGCTAGCCGTACTAACTTTGGTCACGATCCGGGTTGGGCAGAAGGAGAGTCGGCTCCCTACCAGTTACAGATGCAGAATTACCATTTACTCAAAGACCGATTACGGGCCAAATCCCCCAACAACACGCTCCGAGTGGCTCAACAAGCGGTAGCTTTGGCAGAAGGGCGATCGCGATGTTTGCGAGTGCGGGTCGGACGGGATGCGGCATTGATGTATCTCTTTCAACGGCTGGTACCTGATTGGATTCGTCTACCTTTATCTAACTTGTTTTACCGTCGGATCTTTTTACGGAGGCCAGCTTGA
- a CDS encoding sensor histidine kinase, giving the protein MLYLEWALLGVATLSELFFVPLPRMRQFPLTTLLSIGGLWLMGLRLPVGRPGWLKLLYTGLEFSLIVLAGGLSPRGIRVFPFLYLVLVIRSCLLFKLPGRLMVTGLAFSSFLLTLLYRMQTLNLPGRPMVQDRIRFLILNLTLNAALLFGLILILVLFLINALLAERESREKLAIANEQLRQYALRIEDQATLQERNRIARDIHDSLGHALTGLNIQLEGALKLWQTNPTKAQAFLAEAKRLGSTALQAVRQSVAALRSDPLQGQSVEMAIARLAQEFHRTTGILPTCEIELTRSLPLELKTAVYRIVQESLTNICKYAAPSAVQIQLKTTKDLLLLQVQDDGNGFEVNENTTGFGIQGMQERSLALGGHFTITSQPGAGCRILAKLPLPKLPS; this is encoded by the coding sequence TTGCTGTACCTAGAATGGGCTCTGCTCGGTGTCGCGACACTCTCGGAGCTGTTCTTTGTGCCGCTGCCCCGGATGCGCCAGTTTCCTCTCACGACGCTCTTGAGTATTGGCGGCTTGTGGCTAATGGGGCTACGACTGCCTGTGGGCCGACCCGGATGGCTAAAGCTGCTGTATACAGGGTTAGAGTTTAGCCTAATTGTTTTGGCGGGAGGCTTGAGCCCACGGGGAATCCGGGTGTTTCCGTTCCTCTATTTGGTTTTAGTGATTCGCAGTTGCCTGCTGTTTAAGCTGCCCGGACGCTTGATGGTGACAGGGCTAGCGTTTTCTTCCTTCCTGCTGACGCTGCTCTACCGTATGCAAACGCTGAATCTGCCAGGGCGACCGATGGTGCAAGACCGCATCCGGTTTCTGATTCTCAATCTGACGCTAAATGCGGCTTTGCTGTTTGGGCTGATCCTGATTTTGGTGTTGTTTTTGATTAATGCACTGCTGGCGGAACGCGAAAGCCGAGAAAAGCTAGCGATCGCGAACGAACAACTACGCCAATATGCCCTACGAATTGAAGACCAAGCGACACTACAAGAACGCAACCGCATTGCCCGCGATATTCACGACTCCCTCGGCCACGCTCTCACCGGGCTGAACATTCAACTGGAAGGAGCCTTAAAGCTTTGGCAAACCAATCCGACTAAAGCGCAAGCCTTTCTAGCAGAAGCAAAACGGTTGGGATCAACGGCGTTGCAGGCAGTCCGACAGTCTGTAGCGGCTTTGCGCTCCGATCCGCTCCAAGGGCAATCTGTAGAGATGGCGATCGCCCGCCTCGCCCAGGAATTTCACCGCACCACTGGCATTTTGCCGACTTGTGAAATTGAGCTGACGCGATCGCTACCACTGGAACTCAAAACTGCCGTTTATCGCATCGTCCAAGAATCCCTGACTAATATTTGTAAATATGCTGCTCCGAGTGCGGTACAAATTCAACTCAAGACAACGAAAGATCTCCTACTGTTACAGGTTCAGGACGATGGTAACGGCTTTGAAGTGAATGAAAATACGACCGGATTTGGAATTCAGGGGATGCAGGAACGGAGTTTGGCGTTGGGCGGTCACTTTACCATTACCAGTCAGCCTGGAGCGGGTTGTCGTATTCTAGCCAAGTTGCCCCTACCGAAATTGCCCTCATGA
- a CDS encoding thioesterase II family protein — translation MPTATTYLTHPKRNPQARLRLFCFPYAGGNSFIFRPWLNSLPSDVELGAIELPGHGTRMAEPLLTRMPELVEAIASSLLPHLDKPFAFFGHSMGAWVSFEVARWLQSHDHLCPVHLFVSGARAPQLPSLRSPLHQLPKAEFVAALRRLQGTPEAVLEHAELMELMLPILRADFAVLETYTYSPQTPLPCSITALGGLQDVDVSEVALQAWQAQTSASFSHRMLSGNHFFIHSDQTLLLHLLTQELTQIVSHLPKYAPLKSPPGLGN, via the coding sequence GTGCCAACTGCTACGACCTACTTAACTCATCCCAAACGCAATCCCCAAGCTCGTTTGCGGCTATTTTGCTTTCCCTATGCGGGAGGCAATTCTTTTATCTTTCGACCTTGGCTGAATAGCCTACCATCAGATGTTGAGCTAGGCGCGATCGAGCTACCAGGACATGGCACTCGCATGGCTGAACCACTATTAACTCGAATGCCTGAGTTGGTAGAAGCGATCGCCTCATCTCTCTTACCCCACCTAGACAAACCTTTTGCGTTTTTCGGACACAGTATGGGAGCTTGGGTCAGCTTTGAGGTGGCTCGCTGGTTACAAAGCCATGATCATTTGTGTCCGGTGCATCTCTTTGTGTCCGGTGCGCGGGCTCCTCAATTGCCTAGTTTGCGATCGCCACTCCACCAATTACCAAAAGCAGAATTTGTCGCAGCGTTGCGCCGTCTGCAAGGCACCCCAGAAGCGGTGTTAGAGCACGCGGAACTGATGGAGTTGATGCTGCCAATTCTAAGAGCTGATTTTGCTGTGTTAGAAACCTATACATATTCGCCCCAAACTCCCCTACCTTGCTCGATCACAGCCCTCGGTGGATTGCAGGATGTAGATGTGAGTGAGGTAGCACTTCAAGCGTGGCAAGCCCAAACCAGTGCTAGTTTTTCTCACCGTATGTTGTCAGGTAATCACTTTTTTATCCATTCAGACCAAACGTTGCTCCTACACCTGTTGACCCAAGAACTCACTCAAATTGTCAGCCATCTACCTAAGTATGCCCCTCTCAAATCCCCTCCAGGTTTGGGGAATTAG
- a CDS encoding ferritin-like domain-containing protein gives MSPNIAGFDLPLLNEGDKLNRILASTLGERLPAAAQLSRSYQPSSEPPRSYWDATHFGLERVAIFQDASEEEQQAIAQIASQGLLIEAYFVEKAGIGYMAKMLLLAETLEERMLYSLFAAEEAAHLAQIRRFFDGPPTPPILGGISSDFFSPQYWGDGGAEEPIGTDDPFLRFLSDLLETEDKAILLFIIQVVLEGWGLSHYRSLAKGCSHLELGQLFEQFLQAEARHHGSGLMLFNKISLSTQSQSAIVEALTLFLRMVQVGPQRVLSAIAQVKGDLSRSQQIQVLQELETEIQSGARLSYLRSLMQKTTAHAIVQELEERGSFQPFPAEKCI, from the coding sequence ATGAGCCCGAACATTGCTGGATTTGATCTACCTCTGCTCAATGAGGGAGATAAACTCAATCGGATTTTGGCTTCAACTTTAGGCGAGCGCTTACCCGCAGCAGCACAGCTTTCCCGTTCCTACCAGCCAAGCTCGGAACCACCCCGATCTTACTGGGATGCAACGCATTTTGGTCTAGAACGAGTGGCGATTTTTCAGGATGCCAGTGAGGAAGAGCAGCAGGCGATCGCGCAGATTGCTAGCCAAGGCTTGTTGATAGAAGCCTACTTCGTGGAAAAAGCAGGGATAGGCTACATGGCGAAGATGCTCTTGCTGGCAGAAACTCTAGAGGAACGGATGCTCTACAGTCTCTTCGCTGCCGAGGAGGCCGCACATTTAGCCCAGATTAGGAGGTTTTTCGATGGCCCCCCTACCCCTCCAATACTGGGGGGAATTAGCTCTGATTTCTTCTCCCCCCAGTATTGGGGGGATGGGGGGGCAGAAGAACCCATTGGCACCGATGATCCATTTCTGCGGTTTCTGTCAGATCTCCTAGAGACAGAAGATAAAGCCATCTTGCTATTCATCATTCAGGTGGTGTTGGAAGGATGGGGTCTGAGCCACTATCGCAGTTTAGCCAAGGGCTGCTCCCACTTGGAGTTAGGTCAATTGTTTGAGCAGTTTCTCCAAGCCGAAGCGCGTCATCATGGTTCTGGTTTGATGCTGTTTAACAAAATATCTTTATCCACGCAAAGCCAAAGCGCCATCGTAGAAGCATTGACCCTGTTTCTCCGCATGGTACAAGTCGGGCCGCAGAGGGTCTTAAGCGCGATCGCCCAAGTCAAAGGAGATCTCTCGCGATCGCAACAAATCCAGGTTTTGCAAGAGTTAGAAACTGAGATCCAGAGTGGAGCGCGGTTGAGCTATTTACGCTCTCTGATGCA
- a CDS encoding SRPBCC family protein — MSIHVERSIRIDRSPQELYQFWRNFENLPRFMNHLQSVQMVDAQRSHWVTKAPLGNQIEWDAEITQDQENELICWRSLPGASVPNEGCVSFRTSEYEAGTEVKVTMDYSPFGGMAGAVVATLLGEAPDGQLYEDLWRLKQEIEEGNTEL, encoded by the coding sequence ATGAGCATTCATGTAGAGAGAAGTATTCGGATTGATCGCTCTCCTCAAGAGCTGTATCAGTTCTGGCGTAACTTTGAGAATTTGCCACGATTCATGAATCATCTCCAGTCGGTGCAAATGGTGGATGCTCAGCGATCGCATTGGGTTACCAAAGCTCCCTTAGGCAACCAAATTGAATGGGATGCTGAGATTACCCAAGATCAAGAAAATGAGCTGATTTGTTGGCGATCGCTACCTGGCGCTAGTGTGCCTAACGAAGGCTGCGTGAGCTTTCGCACTTCAGAGTATGAAGCTGGCACAGAAGTTAAGGTCACGATGGACTACAGTCCCTTTGGTGGCATGGCTGGAGCCGTAGTTGCCACCTTGCTGGGTGAAGCTCCGGATGGGCAACTGTACGAAGATTTGTGGCGGCTCAAGCAGGAAATTGAGGAAGGCAATACTGAACTTTAG